The Salinibaculum sp. SYNS191 genome has a window encoding:
- a CDS encoding Sir2 family NAD-dependent protein deacetylase — MSDETASTEGWTDRDIDAVAGELRAADHAVALTGAGVSTASGIPDFRSEGGIWDKFDPNEFHYQRFLADPTTFWEKRVEMHEAAFGGDVEPNAAHEALAEMERAGVLDAVVTQNTDGLHAAAGSESVVELHGTGTRVACEECDSRFDAAPVHERVRDGDVPPTCEDCGGLLKPDVVLFGEEMPPGAFQAARNHAQDADVFLAVGSSLSVQPAASLPRLAARNGTLVVVNLEETPLSGTADYEFLADVTEVLPAVAGRFL, encoded by the coding sequence ATGAGCGACGAGACAGCGTCCACCGAGGGATGGACAGACCGGGACATCGACGCGGTCGCAGGGGAGCTCCGGGCGGCCGACCACGCCGTCGCGCTGACAGGGGCCGGCGTCAGCACGGCCTCCGGCATCCCCGACTTCCGCAGCGAAGGCGGTATCTGGGACAAGTTCGACCCGAACGAGTTCCACTACCAGCGCTTTCTCGCGGACCCGACGACGTTCTGGGAGAAGCGCGTCGAGATGCACGAGGCGGCCTTCGGCGGCGACGTCGAACCCAACGCCGCCCACGAGGCGCTGGCCGAGATGGAACGGGCCGGCGTGCTGGACGCCGTCGTTACCCAGAACACCGACGGCCTCCACGCCGCGGCCGGGTCCGAATCCGTCGTCGAACTCCACGGGACCGGTACTCGGGTGGCCTGCGAGGAGTGTGACAGCCGCTTCGACGCAGCGCCGGTCCACGAGCGGGTCCGCGACGGCGACGTGCCGCCGACCTGTGAGGATTGCGGCGGCCTGCTCAAGCCGGACGTGGTGCTGTTCGGCGAGGAGATGCCGCCCGGGGCGTTTCAGGCGGCCCGGAATCACGCGCAGGACGCCGACGTGTTCCTTGCTGTCGGGTCGTCGCTGTCGGTCCAGCCCGCGGCGTCGCTTCCGCGGCTGGCTGCGAGAAACGGGACGCTGGTCGTCGTGAACCTGGAGGAGACGCCGCTGTCGGGGACGGCGGACTACGAGTTCCTGGCCGACGTGACGGAGGTGCTGCCGGCAGTCGCCGGCCGGTTCCTATAG
- a CDS encoding DUF5793 family protein, with amino-acid sequence MRRDHFTLTATHTDPSADGVPTLVLQYDGPGGTLTARLEDETGQVPDRSDIDAAFRLQTPLSDDDATGVFSVSRRLTGDYVFEAAASADDILAVVDAAREESGEYSLRIERPGASPVTVSLETLLVYDTGGELLRQQSLVPGGVEL; translated from the coding sequence ATGAGGCGCGACCACTTCACACTGACCGCCACGCACACCGACCCCTCAGCCGACGGTGTGCCGACGCTCGTCCTCCAGTACGACGGCCCCGGCGGAACCCTGACTGCCCGGCTCGAAGACGAGACGGGCCAGGTCCCCGACCGCTCCGATATCGACGCCGCGTTCCGACTCCAGACACCGCTGTCCGACGACGACGCGACGGGCGTCTTCAGCGTCTCCCGCCGCCTCACGGGCGACTACGTCTTCGAGGCGGCAGCAAGCGCCGACGACATCCTCGCCGTGGTCGACGCCGCCCGCGAGGAGTCCGGCGAGTACTCCCTCCGCATCGAGCGGCCGGGCGCGTCCCCCGTCACGGTGTCGCTCGAAACGCTGCTCGTCTACGACACCGGCGGCGAACTCCTCCGACAGCAGAGCCTCGTCCCCGGCGGCGTGGAACTATAG
- a CDS encoding DUF7549 family protein: MWVKSEYAGELAVLSAWVSMLVPWNVAFLTKAPFDSTVVFLRFALFEVQFRFPSELVFDGQQLDVASALAETYPGTHFLGDAFLALPTAAITFYESPQLQQAGLAATGGALAFLAALALSVALYTREDAVADALDGREVQLMGTLLLAGAAGTAVATALYYLERGLVGTPIPVGVLVVGALGAVLLRTERV, encoded by the coding sequence ATGTGGGTCAAGTCGGAGTACGCGGGGGAACTCGCGGTGCTCTCCGCGTGGGTGTCGATGCTGGTCCCGTGGAACGTCGCGTTTCTCACGAAGGCACCGTTCGACAGTACCGTCGTCTTTCTCCGCTTTGCCCTCTTCGAGGTGCAGTTTCGCTTCCCCTCGGAACTCGTCTTCGACGGGCAGCAACTGGACGTGGCCAGCGCCCTGGCCGAGACCTACCCCGGGACACACTTCCTCGGCGACGCCTTCCTCGCCTTGCCCACCGCCGCGATAACGTTCTACGAGTCCCCGCAACTCCAGCAGGCGGGGCTGGCTGCCACTGGCGGGGCACTCGCCTTCCTCGCCGCGCTCGCGCTGAGCGTCGCGCTCTACACCCGCGAGGACGCCGTGGCGGACGCCCTCGACGGCCGGGAGGTCCAACTCATGGGAACGCTGTTGCTCGCCGGTGCCGCCGGCACAGCCGTCGCGACGGCGCTGTACTACCTCGAACGCGGGCTCGTCGGGACGCCGATTCCCGTCGGCGTCCTCGTCGTCGGGGCGCTGGGAGCCGTCCTGCTCCGCACCGAGCGCGTCTGA
- a CDS encoding type II/IV secretion system ATPase subunit: MSEYDHERDTPATSPVEDDSEGTLDGVRDWLSRTARLLTGSLVTVTDYDPRRHDRLVSFDGLSGYEEIDRYWVDAPFSFVSINYDPEAQEHYYYVVEPELDDLERDLLDRLYEDIRDPLLYRDDVEDDPERALREELRERLEEYGVTIEEETFYRLFYYLHRSFQGYGRLDPLMYDPHIEDISCDGPGLPVFVYHDDYTDIETNLVYESEELNNFVIQLAQRSGRHVSVSDPVVSTTLPDGSRIELALGEEVTPKGSAFTIRKYAEEPFTPIDLLNYGTFSLRMLAYLWLAIESNKSLIFAGGTAAGKTTSMNAVSMFIPPRSKVLTIEDTRELSLYHDNWLSSVTRERMGDQDITMYDLLRSALRHRPEYIVVGEVRGEEAITLFQAMNTGHTTFSTMHADSVQTVINRLENEPINVPRPMVTSLDILCVQVLGRSQGERVRRARTLAEIEGIDQRTGELDYSTTYNWHATEDEFSESNSDLLEEIREERGWNRSELLRELQNRRRFLRYLQREGVTDYRRFTAMVNKYYADADEVMARIDSAGVEVQG; this comes from the coding sequence ATGTCCGAGTACGACCACGAACGCGACACTCCGGCGACCAGCCCCGTCGAGGACGACAGCGAGGGGACGCTCGACGGCGTGCGCGACTGGCTCTCGCGGACCGCCCGGCTGCTCACCGGCTCGCTGGTCACCGTCACGGACTACGACCCCCGGCGACACGACCGGCTCGTCTCCTTCGACGGGCTGTCGGGGTACGAGGAAATCGACCGCTACTGGGTCGACGCGCCCTTCTCGTTCGTCTCCATCAACTACGACCCCGAGGCCCAGGAGCACTACTACTACGTCGTCGAGCCCGAACTCGACGACCTGGAGCGGGACCTGCTGGACCGGCTGTACGAGGACATCCGCGACCCGCTCCTGTACCGCGACGACGTGGAGGACGACCCCGAACGCGCGCTCCGCGAGGAACTCCGCGAGCGCCTGGAGGAGTACGGCGTCACCATCGAGGAGGAGACGTTCTACCGCCTGTTCTACTACCTGCACCGCTCGTTCCAGGGCTACGGCAGGCTCGACCCCCTGATGTACGACCCCCACATCGAGGACATCTCCTGCGACGGCCCGGGCCTGCCCGTGTTCGTCTACCACGACGACTACACCGACATCGAGACCAACCTCGTCTACGAGTCCGAGGAGCTGAACAACTTCGTCATCCAGCTCGCCCAGCGGTCGGGCCGGCACGTCTCCGTCTCCGACCCGGTCGTGTCGACGACGCTCCCCGACGGCTCGCGCATCGAACTCGCGCTCGGCGAGGAGGTCACGCCGAAGGGGTCCGCCTTCACCATCCGGAAGTACGCCGAGGAGCCGTTCACACCAATCGACCTGCTGAACTACGGCACGTTCAGCCTCCGGATGCTCGCCTACCTCTGGCTGGCCATCGAGTCCAACAAGTCGCTCATCTTCGCCGGCGGGACGGCGGCGGGCAAGACCACCTCGATGAACGCCGTCTCGATGTTCATCCCGCCCCGCTCGAAGGTGCTCACCATCGAGGACACCCGCGAACTCTCGCTGTACCACGACAACTGGCTCTCCTCGGTCACCCGCGAGCGGATGGGCGACCAGGACATCACGATGTACGACCTGCTGCGGTCGGCGCTGCGCCACCGGCCCGAGTACATCGTCGTCGGCGAGGTCCGCGGCGAGGAGGCCATCACGCTGTTCCAGGCGATGAACACCGGCCACACCACCTTCTCGACGATGCACGCCGACAGCGTGCAGACGGTCATCAATCGCCTGGAGAACGAGCCAATCAACGTGCCGCGGCCGATGGTCACCTCGCTGGATATCCTCTGCGTGCAGGTGCTGGGGCGTTCTCAGGGCGAGCGGGTCCGCCGCGCCCGCACGCTGGCCGAAATCGAGGGCATCGACCAGCGGACCGGCGAACTCGACTACTCGACGACCTACAACTGGCACGCCACCGAGGACGAGTTCTCCGAGAGCAACTCGGACCTGCTTGAGGAGATACGCGAGGAGCGGGGCTGGAACCGGTCGGAGCTACTCCGGGAACTCCAGAACCGGCGGCGGTTCCTGCGCTACCTCCAGCGGGAGGGCGTCACCGACTACCGCCGGTTCACCGCGATGGTCAACAAGTACTACGCCGACGCAGACGAGGTGATGGCGCGGATAGACAGCGCGGGTGTCGAGGTCCAGGGCTGA